Below is a genomic region from Drosophila kikkawai strain 14028-0561.14 chromosome X, DkikHiC1v2, whole genome shotgun sequence.
CTAAACTTATATTACCCTTCAACGatataataaatcaatttttcaaaatcgatttaaattcAGCTTATCCATATGAGCTATATCATAtctaaaattttaagttattaaattCCCTTGATCTTGCCAGGTAAAGGCACTCGACTATTTCTCGccgtgcagcagcaacaacaagtggAACTTTTCGGCACTCGGCTCGTCCGCCTGCATTCGTTTCTCCGTTCGTTCTCTCTTCACCCCACCCCACCCTCGCACCCCTTCGTCCGtccaagcacacacacacacatgtgggGAGCCGGTGTGTATGTATGCGTATCGTTGCGCCTCGTTattggtttcggtttcagtttgtTTTTGGGTTTGGGTCCCGTTgctttttcgatttcgtttttgttttcgctttCGTTTTGCGCTTTCGCCTGCTCTTGTCTTGTCCCCACCCACTCCCTTCTACCCAGCGACCAGTCGGCACTTGTTGTCTCTCTCTGTACGggcgcgtttttttttttttttttggtttgctaAGCTTCCGCTGGGAGGCGCcaccaattaaaaattttttcacaaatttaacaaacacaaaataaatctCAAAAACTTACGGACTTCGGGAAAAGCCAGACGAGGCGACCCGTCCAGCACTTAAATAAAGTTGAGGCCAAcccccccccaaaaaataaccaacacactcgcacactcttgcacacgcacacatgctGGGGGGTGCCGGAGATTTTCATTAAGCAGATTTTGGCCTTTTTCGCTGTGGGTCAACAAAGTTTTTCccacttttgtttttcttctctATTTTCCCTGACGAGCCAGCGATGGCAAAGTTCCATAGCAAATTCAATTACTCAACAGGCGAAGTATATATTATTTGGAACTTAGAACCGTTCAGGATCAGGGATCGAATGTATTCTTATATTATGGAATTCTAAAATATTGAACGTGAATACGTGAATTcttcaatatttataaattaaaaacaaatatttaacataaatTCTGgaatttgtgaacttttgatTACCTGAATTCTTGAATGCATGAATTCTTAtccttgaatattttaaataaattttgggtgatttttatatagttttcttAAACTATTGAACTCTAAAATATTGAACATGAAAACGtgaattcttaaatatttatcaattttaaaaatattaaacataaattctTGAATTGGTGAATTTCTGATTACGTGAATTCATGAATAGGTGAATTATTGAATGCATGAATTCTTAtctttgaatattttacaTAGATTTtggaattaataattttttaaatatattaattcttaaattattgagttcttaaatattcataaatttttaaaatattgaatataaattGGTGGTTTCTTGATTTCTTGAATTCTTGAATGCATGTATTTTTATCCTTgaataatttacattttagaATTCatgatttcttaaatattttttgtttatgtatttattttgacaataaaaatataaattatgaaatcattaatacttgaatttattttatttattatgaatattGAACATGAATTCATGAATACTTCAACTGTAAATGTTAGATAGTCATTTAACATATCATAATCATAGAGATGCCAGATTTGCAAAAAAGTTTAGTTAGctgtttattaataaacaaataaattgaaaagtaGAGAGCCAAACTCGGAGACTTTCCGTTAGGAGCTCCTCTCGCCCAAAAGCCCTCTCAAGATCTACGAAAATAGATTATTATATAGTTTCTCTGATctgaaaaaaaacacaaacatcCAAAAGTTTGCGCTCTCAGTAGACAAACGCTACCATAATGGATCTGTTGTTCCTCAGCCGGCGTATTTTCCTGGGCGATGGCAGTCCTGACGATGTCCTGATCCATGGCGGAATTATTGTGGATACCGAGGGCATCATACGGCGTGGTGCGTatccttttttcttttactgttttgaaaaacaagaaaaatatatagtttttcaCCAGTGCTGCGGTCGCCGCAGGAGGTCAACACCTATCTATACAACACGGAGTCAGAGGCGGTGTACGACTTTGGAGACTTGGTCCTAATGCCGGGCCTTATCGATCCCAATGTCCATATTAACGAGCCGGGACGAAAGGATTGGGAGGGATTTGTGTCGGCCACCAAGGCGGCGGCCGCCGGTGGCTTCACTACCATCATTGACAGACCCACCAATGCCAGCCCCCCCACTGTGAGCGTGACAGGTCTCAAGGCCAAGACGACAACGGCCCGGGGTAAGATCTATGTGGATGTGGGTTTCTGGGGCGGCCTTATACCCAGCAATGGCGATCAATTGTTGCCCCTATTGGCCGCCGGTGTTATGGGTCTACAGTGCACACTGTATGGCTCAGCGGCGCCCGTCTCTGAGGAATTTCCCGCCGTTAACGAGGCCCAACTGGAGGAAGCTCTTCTTCGATTGGCCGAGGAACAGGATGAGGGAGAAGCGGTAATAGCGGTAAGgttttatttactatataaaacaagatcgaaaatatattatattttatttttcaggtGCACGCTGAGTTACCGCCTCCCATGGAGATCCAACCAGCAGAGGATGCATCTCCTCGGGAGTACACCACCTTCTTGGCCACCCGGCCTCATGCCATGGAGGTCACAGCTCTGCAGTTGCTCTGCCGCCTGGCCAGACGACACCCGAAGCGGCGCATTCATGTCCTCAACCTGAGCAGCGCCATGTGTCTGCCGCTGGAGGAGGAGTGCCGCCAGCAGGGCGGCCAGCTGACAATGGAGACGTGTCCGCACTATCTGGCTTTGGCCGCCGAGGAAGTACCCGAGTGCGGAACGGAGTTCAAAACATGGCCACCAGTTCGAGAGCAAGACAATCAAGAGCGGCTGTGGGCGGCATTGAGAATGGGCGGAGCTATCCGGATGATTGGCAGCGATCATTCACCGGCAACGCCTGGTGCACGGGCCCTAACCTGTGGCCGGGGGCGTGGTGACTTCCTGAGAGCCTGGCCAGGCATTAATACCCTGCAGCTCAGCCTGCCCGTTGTCTGGACGGCATCCAACCGGAGGGGTAAACAGCTCATTAgtgtatattagtttttacaaggaatATCAAGCATACGACTGTGGACGGGGTGTAAAGTGGGAGGGAACGAGTCTTTGTAGGATGTGGTATTCCGGGAACGCAGTCAGGCCATGTAGGATATATCATCCCACTTGATAGGAGTCCTGATTTCCAGTGCATTTCTAGAAGTTGGGGACtatttttaacgtattttaattgaaagccCACATCCTTTGGACAACAATACGTGTTTGTGGAGTTTTGCGGAACTCAGGACTAGTTATTTGTGACTTAAAAGTGGGCTTCGAGGAAAAGCATCTTAATTTCCTTTGTAAGACTTgacaaacaaaattattagGCTTttgattttactttaaatttaggGCAGAATGATTAGATATAAAGGTCACAAAGGGGTAAATAGCACTCCGTATgccttattaaataaagtgaaaaaaaaaactttaaatttcttaaattttaaacttttattgcatacttttagacacattttaaagagattttaaacacgaaagtattattttttagactATATCTTAGACCTATATCTTAAGAATTCCAAATCTGTATATTGTATCCTTTTACCTTTCCAGGATCACCGCTAGGCATTGCCGATATCCATCGCCTGATGTGCCTGGAACCCGCTCAGCTTTGCGGCCTGGCCGCCTTCAAAGGACGTATTGCCGAGGGCTACGATGCGGACTTCTGCGTGTGGTGCCCGGAGGAAGAGTTCACTGCCGGTCCAGAGCAGCTTTTTACCGCCACCAAGGCCACACCGTATGCGGGCCGCCGGCTGAGGGGCGTTGTCCATGCGACGGTGGTCCGTGGGCTGCATGTCTATCAGCAGTTCGAGGGCTTTGGCCAGCCGCTGGGCAAGGTGCTGCTCCGGAAGAGCAGCCGCAAGCTGGTCAAGTTCGTGCGCATGTGAGGGTAAactttgttaattaaaatcattaagAGATTTTGGGGCTGTGCTCGTTGATATTCCGTTTCGATACCTCAATCAAGGGTGAGTTCACTTAAACTATGAGTTTGTCAAATGATTTTGtctttaaataaaagcttatacgaaagtaaattaaatatataacttaaaGATCATTTTCTTAGATTTATGATTGTGAAAAGCTCTGATTAAGTCTTTAtcttttacgtttttttttgtgcatacttttagacatgtttcaatttctttttaaatctCCAAAGCCTTTGGCTATAGTTCTTTGAATTAAGTATATTTTAGCACTACTTTTGACccttatatataaaaacttattATAAAAACTGAAACAAAGACATTTTCCGAACAAAATTGCACATTctttgttaaaattaaataagataatttttatacaatttttatagtTAAGGTACTAATTTTTTCTTGAGAAAAACTATTTTCTCAGCCTTTTTCCTCAAACTTAGTTAGAGTAACCCGGATCCTTAGTATCCTGGCATTCCTGGAAGTTGCCTTTTTACTGCTGTTTTTCCTTGCTTTTGCCGACTTCCTTTGAGCTTCCTTCAAGAGGACAGGAGACAGGAGGACGTGCAACAAGTTGTCGCGTGGCAACGTTAAGTAAACATGACACCAGGCGACCTCTCGGCACCACGCCCCTTTgcctcgtgtgtgtgtgtgtatgtgtatgtgctTGCCCCGCGCTTTTCCGCCGCTTTTCCAAGCATGCGGATGACAGCTTAAGTTTGCTTGC
It encodes:
- the LOC108083380 gene encoding allantoinase; translated protein: MDLLFLSRRIFLGDGSPDDVLIHGGIIVDTEGIIRRVLRSPQEVNTYLYNTESEAVYDFGDLVLMPGLIDPNVHINEPGRKDWEGFVSATKAAAAGGFTTIIDRPTNASPPTVSVTGLKAKTTTARGKIYVDVGFWGGLIPSNGDQLLPLLAAGVMGLQCTLYGSAAPVSEEFPAVNEAQLEEALLRLAEEQDEGEAVIAVHAELPPPMEIQPAEDASPREYTTFLATRPHAMEVTALQLLCRLARRHPKRRIHVLNLSSAMCLPLEEECRQQGGQLTMETCPHYLALAAEEVPECGTEFKTWPPVREQDNQERLWAALRMGGAIRMIGSDHSPATPGARALTCGRGRGDFLRAWPGINTLQLSLPVVWTASNRRGSPLGIADIHRLMCLEPAQLCGLAAFKGRIAEGYDADFCVWCPEEEFTAGPEQLFTATKATPYAGRRLRGVVHATVVRGLHVYQQFEGFGQPLGKVLLRKSSRKLVKFVRM